The proteins below are encoded in one region of Brevundimonas fontaquae:
- a CDS encoding SDR family NAD(P)-dependent oxidoreductase: MSRLHGKTAVITGGGSGIGLGAARRFVQEGAFVYLFGRRQAQLEAAVAELGADARAISGSITDPADLDRLYATVKAERGGLDILFANAGTGSFAALGEITPDHYDQTFDVNVKGTVFTVQKALPLMSAGGSIILTGSSTGVMGTPAFSIYSATKAAIRNLARTWALDLKGTGIRVNVLSPGPTTTELAAEVLGEEGLAAIGASTVLGRMGDPSETGAVAAFLASSDSSFMTGGEVFVDGGLAQV; encoded by the coding sequence ATGAGCAGACTACACGGCAAGACGGCCGTCATCACGGGCGGCGGGAGCGGCATCGGGCTGGGCGCGGCCAGACGCTTCGTCCAGGAAGGCGCCTTCGTCTACCTCTTCGGACGACGCCAGGCTCAGCTTGAGGCGGCCGTCGCCGAACTGGGCGCTGACGCCCGCGCGATCAGCGGCTCGATCACTGACCCCGCCGACCTCGACCGACTCTATGCGACGGTGAAGGCCGAACGTGGCGGCCTCGACATCCTGTTCGCCAATGCAGGAACCGGATCGTTCGCGGCGCTGGGCGAAATCACGCCCGACCATTACGACCAGACCTTCGACGTCAATGTGAAGGGCACGGTCTTCACGGTTCAGAAGGCCCTGCCCCTGATGTCGGCTGGCGGCTCGATCATACTGACCGGCTCCAGCACCGGCGTGATGGGCACGCCCGCCTTCAGCATCTACAGCGCGACCAAGGCCGCGATCCGAAATCTGGCGCGCACCTGGGCGCTGGACCTCAAGGGGACCGGCATCCGCGTCAACGTTCTGTCGCCCGGACCGACCACGACCGAACTTGCGGCCGAAGTCCTGGGCGAAGAGGGCCTTGCCGCCATCGGCGCCTCCACCGTCCTGGGCCGCATGGGCGACCCGTCGGAAACCGGCGCCGTCGCCGCCTTCCTCGCCTCGTCGGACAGCAGCTTCATGACCGGCGGCGAAGTCTTCGTCGACGGCGGCCTGGCGCAGGTCTGA
- a CDS encoding DUF3253 domain-containing protein has protein sequence MDPREATLALLAARSEDATVCPSEVARAVAGEAGAWREAMPDVHAAVDALVDEGAVQLSWKGRPLAMRAGPYRIARASK, from the coding sequence ATGGACCCGCGCGAGGCCACGCTGGCGCTTCTGGCCGCCCGGTCCGAGGACGCCACCGTCTGCCCCAGCGAGGTCGCGCGGGCGGTCGCGGGCGAGGCCGGCGCGTGGCGCGAGGCGATGCCTGACGTTCATGCTGCGGTGGACGCCCTGGTGGATGAGGGCGCGGTGCAATTGAGCTGGAAGGGGCGGCCGCTGGCGATGCGTGCGGGACCGTATCGGATCGCGCGCGCGAGCAAATGA
- a CDS encoding S9 family peptidase: protein MMMRGRGVGLVLAAVLLSGVAGGALAQNAAPAAGPMVYQQPPAPIADILDAKPTPSSMLSPDRRTLVLMDRSNLPSIKALAEPMLRLAGTRINPRNNGAAESRVAWLTGLSLQAVDGGQPRVVALPDGARFTAPRFSPDAKSLAFVLDRPTGLELWVVDVASARARKLTDPVVNMTGGTGYEWLPDSSGLLVEAVPAGRGPAPDVTAAPTGPNIEETAGRVAPVRTYQDLLSNPGDEALFDHYFTSQLTLVPLNGRARTIGAPAVYLDSSVSPDGKYILHEIAKRPYSYVVPDDLFPTEIVVTDMNGRVVRTVADLPLRDDVPTAFDAVAPGPRSVEWRADAPATLTWVEALDGGDIRKAAEFRDRVFMQAAPFTAEPVKLIDLKERFGGVVWGRDDLAIVNSRWFNTRHETRFVVDPSNPGEGRVLLERNYQARYDNPGQPVTQPNAQGRSVIRFDPQGRILMSGAGATPQGEFPFLAAMDPATGRSERLWTSANTDYEAVVGFLDADGKRVVTQRETRLDPPNLQIRDLTTGQTTRLTNFPDPAPQLAEATRQLVTYERADGVKLSGTLYLPAGYDKDRDGPLPLLMWAYPAEFTDAAVAGQTVDVQNRFVRPGGSSHLFLLTQGYAIFDNPSMPIIGKDGAEPNDTYVEQLVADAKAAVDAVVGMGVADRDRIAVGGHSYGAFMTANLLAHSDLFRTGIARSGAYNRTLTPFGFQSEQRNYWEATEIYTEMSPFTYANKLNEPILLIHGEADDNSGTFPVQSERFYAALKGLGATARYVTLPLEAHGYRARESVGHTLWEMTRWLDQYVKNAPPKPAAN from the coding sequence ATGATGATGCGTGGACGTGGGGTTGGGCTGGTTCTGGCGGCGGTGCTGCTGAGCGGCGTGGCGGGTGGGGCGTTAGCCCAGAACGCGGCGCCGGCTGCGGGGCCGATGGTCTATCAGCAGCCGCCGGCGCCGATCGCGGACATCCTGGACGCCAAGCCGACGCCGTCGTCGATGCTGAGCCCGGATCGGCGGACGCTGGTGCTGATGGATCGGTCCAACCTGCCCAGCATCAAGGCCCTTGCCGAGCCGATGCTGCGGCTGGCGGGGACGCGGATCAATCCGAGGAATAATGGCGCGGCCGAAAGCCGGGTGGCGTGGCTGACGGGTCTGAGCCTGCAGGCGGTGGATGGGGGGCAACCTCGCGTCGTGGCCTTGCCCGATGGCGCGCGGTTCACGGCGCCGCGGTTCTCGCCGGACGCCAAGTCGCTGGCCTTCGTGCTGGACCGGCCGACGGGGCTGGAGCTGTGGGTGGTGGACGTGGCCTCGGCGCGGGCGAGGAAGCTGACCGATCCGGTGGTCAATATGACGGGCGGGACGGGTTATGAGTGGCTGCCCGACAGTTCGGGCCTGCTGGTCGAGGCGGTCCCGGCGGGGCGCGGTCCGGCGCCGGACGTGACGGCCGCACCCACGGGGCCGAACATCGAGGAGACGGCCGGGCGGGTCGCGCCGGTGCGGACCTATCAGGACCTGTTGTCGAACCCCGGCGACGAGGCCCTGTTCGACCATTATTTCACATCGCAGCTGACCCTGGTTCCGCTGAACGGCCGTGCACGGACGATCGGGGCGCCGGCGGTCTATCTGGACAGTTCGGTGTCGCCGGACGGCAAATACATCCTGCATGAGATCGCCAAGCGGCCGTATAGCTATGTCGTGCCGGACGACCTGTTCCCGACTGAGATCGTGGTGACGGATATGAACGGTCGCGTGGTGCGCACGGTCGCCGACCTGCCGCTGAGGGACGATGTGCCGACCGCCTTCGACGCCGTGGCGCCGGGGCCGCGCTCGGTCGAATGGCGGGCCGATGCGCCGGCGACCCTGACCTGGGTGGAGGCGCTGGACGGCGGGGACATCCGCAAGGCGGCCGAGTTCCGGGACCGGGTCTTCATGCAGGCCGCGCCGTTCACGGCCGAGCCCGTGAAGCTGATCGACCTGAAGGAACGGTTTGGCGGCGTCGTCTGGGGCCGGGACGACCTGGCCATCGTCAATAGTCGCTGGTTCAACACCCGGCATGAGACGCGCTTCGTGGTGGATCCGTCCAATCCGGGCGAGGGCCGGGTGCTGCTGGAGCGGAACTATCAGGCGCGCTACGACAATCCGGGCCAGCCGGTGACCCAGCCGAATGCGCAGGGCCGGTCGGTGATCCGCTTCGATCCGCAGGGGCGCATCCTGATGTCAGGCGCCGGCGCCACGCCGCAGGGCGAGTTCCCGTTCCTGGCCGCGATGGACCCGGCGACGGGACGCAGCGAACGGCTGTGGACCTCGGCCAATACGGACTACGAGGCCGTGGTCGGCTTCCTGGATGCGGACGGCAAGCGGGTGGTGACGCAGCGCGAGACGCGGCTGGATCCGCCCAACCTGCAGATCCGTGATCTGACGACGGGCCAGACGACGCGGCTGACCAACTTCCCCGATCCGGCGCCGCAGCTGGCCGAGGCGACGCGGCAGCTGGTGACCTATGAGCGGGCCGACGGGGTCAAACTGTCGGGGACGCTGTATCTGCCGGCCGGCTACGACAAGGATCGCGACGGGCCGCTGCCGCTGCTGATGTGGGCCTATCCGGCCGAGTTCACCGATGCGGCGGTGGCGGGCCAGACGGTGGACGTGCAGAACCGCTTTGTGCGGCCCGGCGGGTCCAGCCACCTGTTCCTGCTGACGCAGGGCTACGCGATCTTCGACAACCCCTCCATGCCCATCATCGGCAAGGACGGGGCCGAGCCGAACGACACCTATGTCGAGCAGCTGGTCGCCGATGCGAAGGCCGCGGTCGACGCCGTGGTCGGCATGGGCGTGGCGGACCGCGACCGGATCGCGGTCGGCGGCCACAGCTACGGCGCCTTCATGACCGCGAACCTGCTGGCGCACAGCGATCTGTTCCGCACCGGGATCGCGCGGTCGGGGGCCTATAACCGCACCCTGACGCCGTTCGGCTTCCAGTCCGAGCAGCGCAACTATTGGGAGGCGACCGAGATCTATACCGAGATGTCGCCCTTCACCTATGCGAACAAGCTGAACGAGCCGATCCTGCTGATCCACGGCGAGGCGGACGACAACTCGGGCACCTTCCCGGTGCAGTCCGAGCGCTTCTATGCGGCGCTGAAGGGGCTGGGGGCGACGGCGCGTTACGTCACCCTGCCGCTGGAGGCGCATGGATACCGCGCGCGGGAATCCGTGGGCCACACCCTGTGGGAGATGACCCGCTGGCTGGACCAGTATGTGAAGAACGCCCCGCCGAAGCCAGCCGCGAACTGA
- a CDS encoding ribokinase has product MRITVVGSINLDLVATAPQLPAPGETVTGATLARHPGGKGANQALAAEKLGAEVCLIGRVGNDAMAGEALALMEDLGVDLAGVEVDVAAPTGVALIAVDPTGENQIVVAAGANHMVTPEQLPQRIEGALIVQLELPIETVEAAVGRATGFVCANLAPAAPVSELLLRRADLIVVNETEAAFYGDGLHRGGGRVVVTKGARGAAMYQRGVEMAWATPPAVEAVDATGAGDAFVAAITVALLEGMDPAEALRFACAAGAFAATRPGAQPSAPERDQVEALLAL; this is encoded by the coding sequence ATGAGGATCACCGTCGTCGGCTCGATCAACCTGGATCTGGTCGCCACCGCGCCCCAGCTGCCGGCGCCGGGCGAGACGGTGACGGGGGCGACCCTGGCGCGGCATCCCGGCGGCAAGGGCGCCAACCAGGCGCTGGCGGCCGAGAAGCTGGGGGCCGAGGTCTGTCTGATCGGCCGGGTTGGGAACGACGCCATGGCCGGCGAGGCCCTGGCCCTGATGGAGGATCTGGGCGTCGATCTGGCGGGTGTGGAGGTCGATGTGGCGGCCCCGACGGGGGTGGCTTTGATCGCCGTCGATCCGACCGGCGAGAACCAGATCGTGGTCGCGGCCGGCGCCAACCACATGGTCACCCCTGAACAGCTGCCGCAGCGGATCGAGGGCGCGCTGATCGTGCAACTGGAGCTGCCGATCGAGACGGTCGAGGCGGCGGTGGGCCGGGCGACAGGCTTCGTCTGCGCCAATCTGGCGCCCGCCGCGCCGGTGTCGGAACTGCTGCTGCGCCGCGCCGACCTGATCGTCGTCAACGAGACCGAGGCGGCCTTCTATGGCGACGGCCTGCACCGGGGCGGGGGACGGGTGGTCGTCACCAAGGGCGCACGGGGCGCGGCCATGTATCAGCGCGGCGTCGAAATGGCCTGGGCGACCCCGCCGGCCGTCGAGGCGGTGGATGCAACGGGCGCAGGCGACGCCTTCGTCGCCGCCATCACCGTCGCTTTGCTGGAAGGCATGGACCCGGCCGAGGCGCTGCGCTTCGCCTGCGCCGCCGGAGCCTTTGCCGCGACCCGCCCGGGCGCGCAGCCGTCGGCGCCGGAGCGCGATCAGGTGGAGGCGCTGCTGGCCCTCTAA
- a CDS encoding DUF4260 domain-containing protein — protein sequence MTGMTTVPAIRNWLRLESLAILVLCVGLYAHIGAPWWLFAAAFLAPDLSFAGYLFGGRIGALAYNVAHSQAGPVVLGLAGLWVAPMLTPLALIWGAHIGLDRMLGYGLKIAGSFDQTHLGPIGRAASTEA from the coding sequence ATGACCGGCATGACGACGGTCCCCGCGATCCGGAACTGGCTGAGGCTGGAAAGCCTAGCGATCCTGGTGTTGTGCGTCGGCCTCTACGCCCATATCGGCGCGCCGTGGTGGCTGTTTGCGGCGGCCTTCCTGGCGCCTGACCTGTCGTTCGCGGGCTATCTGTTCGGCGGCCGCATCGGGGCCTTGGCCTACAATGTGGCGCACAGCCAGGCGGGTCCGGTGGTGCTGGGTCTGGCCGGTCTGTGGGTGGCGCCCATGCTGACGCCGCTGGCGTTGATCTGGGGCGCGCACATCGGTTTGGATCGGATGCTCGGTTATGGGTTGAAGATCGCAGGATCGTTCGACCAGACCCATCTGGGGCCCATCGGCAGGGCGGCGTCCACTGAGGCGTGA
- a CDS encoding winged helix-turn-helix transcriptional regulator: protein MLRDDLESAASPSTSVCTPTLPGFTCGLDATLRIVSGKWKPLILYFLAQDGPTRYGALRRAIRDVSDKVLIQHLKELEADGLIMRTDYKEVPPRVDYGLTPLGVSLAQALVPLCTWGTENMAEVTRLFAQRDPSNGKGAAA, encoded by the coding sequence ATGTTACGCGATGATCTCGAAAGCGCCGCCTCGCCCTCGACCTCGGTTTGCACACCGACCTTGCCGGGCTTCACCTGCGGGCTGGACGCCACACTTCGGATCGTGTCCGGCAAGTGGAAGCCGTTGATCCTCTATTTCCTGGCGCAGGACGGTCCCACCCGGTACGGCGCGCTGCGTCGCGCGATACGCGACGTCAGCGACAAGGTGCTGATCCAGCATCTGAAGGAGCTGGAAGCCGATGGTCTGATCATGCGCACCGACTACAAGGAGGTGCCGCCGCGGGTGGATTATGGGCTGACGCCGCTGGGGGTCAGTCTGGCCCAGGCGCTGGTGCCGCTATGCACATGGGGGACGGAGAACATGGCCGAGGTGACGCGCCTGTTCGCCCAGCGGGATCCGTCGAACGGCAAGGGCGCCGCCGCATGA
- a CDS encoding TetR/AcrR family transcriptional regulator, which produces MSTAPPKVRPRDRSATETAIVEAARRLLLRDGWTALNVQALAAEAAVDRKLIYRYFTDLDGVVERLAARADIWLGQALAERPPSMASTYRDFMRESVLAYLHVLRTQPLVLRMLAWEIAQDTPLLRRLEAARSRVMQDWMAARRPQIALPADGDAVALNVIVLAAVQHLALAADARGRFAGVELDDQGWARIEAAIDRLMQVWPD; this is translated from the coding sequence ATGTCAACCGCACCCCCAAAGGTTCGCCCCCGCGATCGATCCGCGACCGAAACCGCCATCGTCGAGGCCGCCCGCCGACTACTCCTCCGCGACGGCTGGACAGCGCTGAATGTCCAGGCTCTGGCCGCCGAGGCGGCCGTGGATCGCAAGTTGATCTATCGCTATTTCACCGATCTCGACGGCGTGGTCGAACGCCTGGCCGCACGAGCAGACATCTGGCTGGGCCAGGCTCTGGCGGAACGGCCGCCGTCCATGGCGAGCACCTATCGCGACTTCATGCGCGAGTCGGTCCTGGCCTATCTGCATGTCCTGCGCACCCAGCCTCTGGTTCTGCGGATGCTGGCCTGGGAGATTGCGCAGGACACGCCGCTTCTGCGACGGCTGGAGGCGGCCCGGTCGCGCGTGATGCAGGACTGGATGGCCGCGCGTCGCCCTCAGATCGCTCTTCCTGCCGATGGGGACGCGGTCGCGCTGAACGTCATCGTTCTGGCGGCGGTTCAGCACCTGGCGCTGGCGGCTGACGCGCGGGGCCGCTTCGCCGGCGTTGAACTGGACGACCAGGGGTGGGCCCGGATCGAGGCCGCGATCGATCGCCTGATGCAGGTCTGGCCGGATTGA
- a CDS encoding nucleoside hydrolase has translation MSIQSLIIDCDPGVDDAVALFLAFAAPELELLAVTTVGGNVPGAKTQRNARIIRQIAGREDVPVFGGAERPLKRPPAGAGAFHGVEGLGDLEPFEPTGIVGDGPAANAIVDLVMSRPEGSVAIAVLGPMTNLALAMRRERRLAERLGPVVVMGGARSEGGNVTASAEFNIWADPDAAAVVFGSGCQVVAFGLDATHQVRATEARIVAIESIDSEAARAAASTLRFSQRVEREIVGWPTFDWGAPLHDPCPIAWLIKPDLFETKPCRIEVETGSDLTRGHTAVEFRIDPATARHRWAVAADAQGVFDLIVAKLKAQTLEAEALEAGA, from the coding sequence GTGTCTATTCAGTCCCTGATCATCGATTGCGACCCCGGCGTGGATGACGCCGTGGCGCTGTTTCTGGCCTTCGCCGCGCCCGAGCTGGAGCTGCTGGCCGTCACCACGGTCGGGGGCAATGTCCCCGGCGCCAAGACCCAGCGCAATGCGCGGATCATCCGCCAGATCGCCGGGCGCGAGGACGTGCCGGTTTTCGGCGGAGCCGAGCGGCCGCTGAAACGTCCTCCGGCGGGGGCGGGCGCGTTTCACGGCGTCGAGGGTCTGGGTGATCTGGAGCCGTTCGAACCGACGGGGATCGTCGGCGACGGGCCGGCCGCGAACGCCATCGTCGATCTGGTGATGAGCCGGCCCGAAGGCTCGGTCGCCATCGCCGTCCTGGGGCCGATGACCAATCTGGCGCTGGCGATGCGGCGTGAGCGGCGGCTGGCCGAGCGGCTGGGGCCGGTGGTCGTCATGGGCGGGGCGCGGTCGGAAGGCGGCAATGTCACCGCATCCGCCGAGTTCAACATCTGGGCCGATCCGGATGCGGCGGCGGTGGTGTTCGGATCGGGGTGTCAGGTGGTCGCCTTCGGCCTGGATGCGACCCATCAGGTGCGCGCCACCGAGGCCCGGATCGTGGCGATAGAGTCCATCGACAGCGAGGCCGCGCGGGCGGCGGCGTCAACGCTGCGGTTCTCGCAGCGGGTGGAGCGCGAGATCGTGGGCTGGCCCACTTTCGATTGGGGCGCCCCCTTGCATGACCCCTGTCCCATCGCCTGGCTGATCAAGCCCGATCTGTTCGAGACGAAGCCCTGCCGGATCGAGGTGGAGACGGGTTCGGACCTGACGCGCGGGCATACGGCGGTCGAGTTCCGGATCGATCCGGCGACGGCGCGGCATCGCTGGGCGGTCGCGGCGGACGCGCAAGGGGTGTTCGATCTGATCGTCGCCAAGCTGAAGGCCCAAACTCTGGAGGCTGAGGCGCTGGAGGCCGGCGCATGA
- a CDS encoding aspartate/glutamate racemase family protein — protein sequence MSKILGVIGGMGPAATVAFLARVQALTPAEGDADHIRVVMDLNPQVPDRNTRPGEAEVVLGRMAEGLAAAGAEVIAMPCNTAHGQAGGIRAACEARGLNFIDMIAATADAAVASGVGRIGVLATPGGERLYTQALAARGVETVLLEGADREAFMGLVYGVKRGDVGETARAGMSRLAQALADAGAHGLIAGCTEVPLLLRAEDAAAPLTDSAEVLAQACVKACRG from the coding sequence ATGAGCAAAATTCTGGGCGTCATCGGCGGCATGGGACCGGCCGCGACGGTGGCGTTTCTGGCGCGGGTGCAGGCGCTGACGCCGGCGGAAGGCGACGCCGATCACATCCGGGTGGTTATGGACCTGAACCCCCAGGTTCCCGATCGCAACACCCGGCCGGGCGAGGCCGAGGTGGTGCTGGGGCGGATGGCCGAGGGGCTGGCGGCGGCGGGGGCCGAGGTGATCGCCATGCCCTGCAACACCGCCCATGGACAGGCGGGCGGGATACGCGCGGCGTGCGAGGCGCGGGGCCTGAACTTCATCGACATGATCGCGGCGACGGCGGACGCGGCGGTCGCGTCTGGCGTGGGGCGGATCGGGGTGCTGGCGACGCCGGGGGGCGAGCGGCTTTATACGCAGGCGCTGGCGGCGCGCGGGGTCGAGACGGTGCTGCTGGAGGGCGCGGACCGCGAGGCCTTCATGGGCCTGGTCTATGGGGTCAAGCGCGGCGATGTCGGCGAGACGGCGCGGGCAGGGATGTCGCGGCTGGCGCAGGCCCTGGCGGACGCGGGCGCGCATGGGCTGATCGCCGGATGCACCGAGGTTCCGCTGCTGCTGCGCGCCGAAGACGCCGCCGCGCCCCTGACGGATTCGGCGGAGGTGCTGGCCCAAGCGTGTGTGAAGGCGTGTCGGGGCTGA
- a CDS encoding D-cysteine desulfhydrase yields the protein MHLARFARIRLAHLPTPLEPLPRLSEELGLDLWIKRDDCTGLAGGGNKTRKLEFLLGAAFEADADTLVTQGAVQSNHVRQTAAAAAAHGLACEIILEDRTGSRATDYVGNGNVLLDRLFGATLRTVPSGTDMVAELEKTAAEVRARGGKPYVIPGGGSNATGALGYVDCAREIVVQADEMDLEVHRIVTATGSAGTHAGLVAGLAVMGADIPVLGIGVRAPKDRQEANVFKLAEETAALLGQPGRVTREQVVADCDYVGEGYGLIDQGVIDALTLAARLDGIVLDPVYSGKAMKGLIALARAGRFKGETVVFLHTGGAQGLFGYQTEIEGAL from the coding sequence ATGCATCTCGCCCGTTTCGCCCGTATCCGCCTGGCCCATCTGCCGACGCCGCTGGAGCCGCTGCCCCGCCTGTCGGAAGAGCTGGGCCTGGATCTGTGGATCAAGCGCGACGACTGCACCGGCCTGGCCGGCGGCGGCAACAAGACCCGCAAGCTGGAGTTCCTGCTGGGCGCGGCGTTCGAAGCGGACGCCGACACCCTGGTGACGCAAGGGGCGGTGCAGTCGAACCATGTGCGCCAGACGGCGGCGGCGGCGGCGGCGCATGGTCTGGCGTGCGAGATCATTCTGGAAGATCGGACGGGGTCCAGGGCGACGGACTATGTCGGCAACGGCAACGTGCTGCTGGACCGGCTGTTCGGCGCGACCCTGCGCACCGTGCCAAGCGGGACGGACATGGTCGCCGAGCTCGAGAAGACGGCCGCCGAGGTGCGGGCGCGGGGCGGCAAGCCCTATGTCATTCCCGGCGGCGGATCGAACGCTACGGGTGCTTTGGGCTATGTCGATTGCGCGCGCGAGATCGTGGTCCAGGCCGATGAGATGGATCTGGAGGTCCACCGGATCGTGACGGCGACGGGCAGCGCCGGCACCCATGCGGGCCTGGTCGCCGGGCTGGCGGTCATGGGGGCGGACATTCCCGTGCTGGGCATCGGGGTGCGGGCGCCCAAGGACAGGCAGGAGGCGAACGTCTTCAAACTGGCCGAGGAGACGGCGGCCCTGCTGGGGCAGCCGGGACGGGTGACGCGCGAGCAGGTGGTCGCCGACTGCGACTATGTCGGCGAGGGCTATGGCCTGATCGACCAGGGGGTGATCGACGCCTTGACCCTGGCCGCGCGTCTGGACGGGATCGTGCTGGACCCGGTCTATTCCGGCAAGGCGATGAAGGGGCTGATCGCCCTGGCGCGCGCCGGCCGGTTCAAGGGCGAGACGGTGGTGTTCCTGCACACCGGCGGGGCGCAGGGGTTGTTCGGCTATCAGACCGAAATCGAAGGCGCGCTGTAG
- a CDS encoding TIGR02587 family membrane protein — protein sequence MTAAAPPLDLQRERAYVRDLGRAFAGALVFNIPLLMTMEMWAQGVIMDRWRLLTFIVAGLPLLYGLAYYAGFSKRRGPVNEALDTAVALAVGFITASMLLILFGVVEWDAPPREGLGMVALQAIPGAMGALLARRQLSGDGGGDTDEDQASYFGELFLMAAGALFFALNVAPTEEMILIAYKATPAHILALIAVSILLLHLIVFKAGFAGQEEADHPIKAFLHFTLPGYAIALTVSLFTLFLFGRTDGHAVAGVVQTMVVLGFPAAIGAAAARLLV from the coding sequence ATGACCGCCGCCGCGCCCCCTTTGGATCTGCAACGCGAGCGCGCCTATGTCCGCGATCTGGGCCGCGCCTTCGCCGGCGCCCTGGTGTTCAACATCCCGCTGTTGATGACGATGGAGATGTGGGCGCAGGGCGTGATCATGGACCGCTGGCGGTTGCTGACCTTCATCGTCGCCGGCCTGCCGCTGCTTTACGGCCTGGCCTATTACGCCGGCTTCTCGAAACGGCGCGGGCCGGTCAACGAAGCGCTGGACACCGCCGTGGCCCTGGCCGTCGGCTTCATCACCGCCTCCATGCTCCTGATCCTGTTCGGCGTCGTCGAATGGGACGCGCCGCCCCGCGAGGGCCTGGGCATGGTCGCGCTTCAGGCCATTCCCGGCGCCATGGGCGCGCTTCTGGCCCGGCGTCAGCTCAGCGGCGACGGCGGGGGCGACACCGATGAAGATCAGGCCTCCTATTTCGGCGAACTGTTCCTGATGGCGGCCGGCGCCTTGTTCTTCGCCCTGAACGTCGCCCCGACCGAGGAGATGATCCTGATCGCCTACAAGGCGACGCCCGCCCACATCCTGGCCCTGATCGCCGTCTCCATCCTTCTGCTCCACCTGATCGTCTTCAAGGCGGGCTTCGCCGGTCAGGAAGAGGCCGATCATCCGATCAAGGCCTTCCTGCATTTCACCCTGCCCGGCTACGCCATCGCCCTGACCGTCAGCCTGTTCACCCTGTTCCTGTTCGGCCGCACCGACGGCCATGCCGTCGCCGGCGTGGTCCAGACCATGGTCGTCCTGGGCTTCCCCGCCGCCATCGGCGCCGCCGCCGCCCGTCTGTTGGTCTGA